One genomic region from Apodemus sylvaticus chromosome 1, mApoSyl1.1, whole genome shotgun sequence encodes:
- the Ms4a10 gene encoding membrane-spanning 4-domains subfamily A member 10, which yields MAGQAPAVIPSSVTGEVSRWQNLGPAQPVLKVAQPQHLVPDVHLEKALEGRDLLQKLGGFHIAIAFAHLAFGGYLVSTVKDLHLVVLKCWYPFWGAVSFLVAGFLAMATVTFPKTSLKSLCVLANVTSLFCALAGFFVMAKDLFLGSPFPWPIWRPYPNHTIYIQRLEMALFCFAFLEIFLSGPTAITACRMDRLYAEDKDDTPLIPDTPVELKGLSLGPPPTQALPLLGPSVSDTGRANSEPSRATSSGQLLASDSFRQALPHTGPRALRM from the exons ATGGCTGGACAAGCTCCCGCAGTGATTCCCAGTAGTGTTACTGGAGAAGTCTCTCGATGGCAGAACCTAGGACCTGCCCAACCTGTACTGAAAGTGGCCCAACCCCAGCATCTGGTTCCAGATGTGCACCTTGAGAAAGCCCTAGAGGGACGCGACCTTCTGCAGAAGTTGGGT GGCTTTCACATCGCCATTGCTTTTGCACACCTGGCCTTTGGTGGTTACCTGGTCTCCACAGTCAAGGATCTGCACTTGGTGGTATTGAAGTGCTGGTATCCATTCTGGGGAGCTGTCTCT TTTCTCGTTGCAGGGTTCTTAGCCATGGCTACAGTGACATTTCCCAAGACCTCTCTG AAGAGTCTGTGTGTGCTGGCAAACGTCACCAGCTTGTTCTGCGCACTGGCCGGCTTCTTTGTCATGGCCAAGGACCTCTTTCTGGGCAGTCCTTTTCCATGGCCAATCTGGAGACCATACCCGAACCATACA ATCTACATCCAAAGACTAGAGATGGCTCTGTTCTGTTTCGCCTTCCTGGAGATCTTCCTGTCGGGGCCCACAGCCATTACAGCCTGTAGGATGGACCGCCTGTATGCAGAG GACAAGGATGACACCCCTCTCATTCCTGACACACCTGTGGAACTTAAAGGTCTATCACTGGGGCCACCACC AACCCAGGCTCTCCCTTTACTGGGACCCTCCGTCTCTGATACTGGCAGAGCTAACTCGGAGCCTTCTCGGGCCACCAGCTCTGGGCAGCTGCTGGCCTCTGACTCCTTCCGTCAAGCTCTGCCTCACACAGGCCCAAGGGCCTTGAGAATGTAG
- the Ccdc86 gene encoding coiled-coil domain-containing protein 86 has protein sequence MDTPLRRSRRLEGLKPLSLENLSDRKVPRAKRALVDFQTNPEETGELEPPSVPPLGLASPLREPETSPGSPCPRQEAASPPRQPETSPGSPCPRQDAASPPRQPETSPGSPCPRQDAYFESSPRQPEPPSGALQLHQDLDLESTARQTASSPESPQQEQPSKLSPTQGELDSEAAHAEDEVIPRSPEPCPGQQAPGPEPSQPTQELTIQAPSSPKRQLEPSKLPPAGQTVTESLDQKKRVITSPQAPASKKLKEKEELPVIPKGKPKSGRVWKDRSKKRFSQMVQDKPLRTSWQRKMKERQERKQAKDFARHLEEEKQRRRQEKKERRAENLRRRLENERKAEIVQVIRNPAKLKKAKKKQLRSIEKRDTLALLQKQPPQRPVAKV, from the exons ATGGATACACCGCTGAGGCGCAGCCGGCGGCTGGAAGGCTTAAAACCTCTTTCTCTAGAGAACCTTTCGGACCGCAAGGTCCCTCGGGCGAAACGGGCTCTAGTAGATTTCCAGACAAACCCAGAAGAAACAGGAGAGCTCGAGCCTCCGAGCGTTCCACCACTGGGCCTTGCGTCTCCCCTACGTGAGCCGGAGACTAGCCCTGGATCACCCTGCCCTAGACAGGAAGCGGCGTCTCCCCCGCGTCAGCCGGAGACTAGCCCTGGATCACCCTGCCCTAGACAGGATGCCGCGTCTCCCCCGCGTCAGCCGGAGACTAGCCCTGGATCACCCTGCCCTAGACAGGATGCATACTTTGAGTCCTCACCAAGGCAGCCAGAGCCTCCCTCTGGGGCCCTTCAGCTTCATCAAGATCTGGACCTGGAGTCAACTGCGAGACAGACAGCATCGAGTCCGGAATCCCCGCAACAAGAGCAACCATCCAAACTATCTCCCACACAGGGAGAACTGGACTCTGAAGCGGCCCACGCTGAAGACGAGGTAATCCCAAGATCCCCCGAGCCTTGCCCGGGCCAGCAAGCACCGGGTCCCGAGCCCTCTCAGCCAACACAGGAGCTGACAATTCAGGCACCTAGCTCCCCAAAGCGCCAGCTAGAGCCAAGCAAGCTGCCTCCGGCAGGACAGACAGTAACAGAAAGTCTTGACCAAAAGAAGCGAGTTATAACTTCTCCCCAGGCCCCAGCGTCCAAGAAattgaaggagaaggaggaactTCCTGTAATTCCGAAAGGGAAGCCCAAATCCGGGCGTGTGTGGAAAGACCGCTCCAAGAAGAG GTTCTCCCAGATGGTTCAGGACAAGCCCCTGCGTACCTCCTGGCAGCGCAAGATGAAAGAGCGACAggagagaaagcaggctaaggaCTTCGCCCGGCAcctggaggaggagaagcagcggCGCCGGCAG GAGAAGAAAGAGCGCCGGGCTGAAAACCTGAGACGCCGTCTAGAAAATGAACGCAAGGCTGAGATTGTCCAAGTG ATCCGAAATCCTGCCAAGctcaagaaagcaaagaagaagcAGTTGCGCTCCATTGAAAAAAGAGACACCCTGGCCTTGCTCCAGAAACAGCCACCCCAGAGGCCGGTAGCCAAGGTCTGA
- the Ptgdr2 gene encoding prostaglandin D2 receptor 2 isoform X1 has product MEMKDVEQSVPAPILGADSYFLLQFAPLLPLAGAQSYFQKLPGSTAQPSARCAHCVVEEGPAPPISTNQHTQAVTSEADYCSLGGTAESCRLLVPGARLSPFFHLAMANATLKPLCPLLEEMVQLPNHSNSSLRYIDHVSVLLHGLASLLGLVENGLILFVVGCRMRKTVVTTWVLHLALSDFLAAASLPFFTYFLAVGHSWELGTTFCKLHSSVFFLNMFASGFLLSAISLDRCLQVVRPVWAQNHRTVAVAHRVCLMLWALAVLNTVPYFVFRDTIPRLDGRIMCYYNMLLLNPGPDRDTTCDYRQKALAVSKFLLAFVVPLAIIASSHVAVSLQLHHRGRQRTGRFVRLVAAIVVAFVLCWGPYHIFSLLEARAHSVTTLRQLASRGLPFVTSLAFFNSVVNPLLYVLTCPDVLHKLRRSLRAVLESVLVEDSDQTRGPSNSRRWRRASSTTNTTSTLPPAGRLAQLRPACLTRWMRRGSAEVPQRVREQSQEKRGSLSFTLD; this is encoded by the exons ATGGAGATGAAAGACGTTGAGCAGAGTGTCCCCGCCCCTATCCTCGGGGCTGACAGCTATTTCCTCCTTCAGTTCGCTCCCCTCCTGCCACTCGCTGGTGCTCAGTCTTACTTTCAGAAGCTGCCAGGCTCCACGGCTCAACCCAGTGCTCGCTGTGCTCACTGTGTGGTCG AGGAAGGGCCAGCTCCCCCGATCTCAACCAATCAGCACACTCAAGCAGTCACTTCTGAGGCTGACTACTGCTCTCTAGGAGGAACTGCAGAGAG CTGCAGGCTTCTGGTTCCTGGTGCCAGGCTCAGCCCTTTCTTCCACCTGGCCATGGCCAACGCCACACTGaagccactctgtcctctcttgGAGGAGATGGTCCAGCTTCCAAACCACAGCAACTCTAGCCTCCGCTATATTGACCACGTGTCGGTGCTGTTGCACGGGTTGGCCTCGCTGCTGGGCCTGGTGGAAAACGGACTCATCCTGTTTGTGGTGGGCTGTCGCATGCGCAAGACGGTGGTCACCACCTGGGTGCTGCACCTGGCGCTGTCCGACTTCTTAGCCGCCGCCTCCCTGCCTTTCTTCACCTACTTTCTAGCAGTGGGCCACTCTTGGGAGCTCGGCACCACCTTCTGCAAGCTACATTCCTCGGTCTTCTTTCTCAACATGTTTGCCAGCGGTTTCCTGCTCAGCGCCATCAGCCTGGATCGCTGCCTGCAGGTGGTGAGGCCAGTGTGGGCACAGAACCACCGCACGGTGGCGGTCGCGCACAGAGTCTGCCTGATGCTCTGGGCTCTGGCGGTGCTCAACACAGTACCCTATTTCGTATTCAGAGACACCATCCCGCGGCTTGATGGCCGCATCATGTGCTATTACAACATGCTGCTCTTGAATCCAGGGCCTGACCGCGACACCACGTGTGACTACCGTCAAAAGGCTCTGGCGGTCAGCAAGTTCCTGCTGGCTTTCGTGGTACCTCTAGCCATCATCGCCTCGAGCCACGTAGCTGTGAGCCTGCAACTGCACCACCGTGGTCGCCAGAGGACAGGCCGCTTCGTGCGCCTGGTGGCGGCCATCGTGGTGGCTTTCGTGCTCTGCTGGGGGCCCTACCACATCTTCAGTCTGCTGGAGGCGCGTGCCCATTCTGTCACCACGCTACGGCAGCTCGCGTCACGTGGGCTGCCCTTTGTCACCAGCCTGGCCTTCTTCAACAGCGTGGTCAACCCACTACTCTATGTGCTCACTTGTCCCGACGTGTTGCACAAGCTGCGGCGCTCGCTACGCGCAGTGCTTGAAAGCGTGCTGGTGGAAGACAGTGACCAGACTCGTGGACCCAGCAACAGCCGCCGCTGGCGCCGCGCCTCCTCCACCACCAACACAACCTccaccctcccacctgctggcAGACTTGCCCAACTGCGTCCTGCCTGCTTGACCCGCTGGATGAGGCGTGGCAGCGCAGAGGTCCCACAGAGGGTCCGAGAGCAGTCGCAGGAGAAGCGGGGCTCATTGAGTTTTACTCTGGATTAG
- the Ptgdr2 gene encoding prostaglandin D2 receptor 2 isoform X2: MANATLKPLCPLLEEMVQLPNHSNSSLRYIDHVSVLLHGLASLLGLVENGLILFVVGCRMRKTVVTTWVLHLALSDFLAAASLPFFTYFLAVGHSWELGTTFCKLHSSVFFLNMFASGFLLSAISLDRCLQVVRPVWAQNHRTVAVAHRVCLMLWALAVLNTVPYFVFRDTIPRLDGRIMCYYNMLLLNPGPDRDTTCDYRQKALAVSKFLLAFVVPLAIIASSHVAVSLQLHHRGRQRTGRFVRLVAAIVVAFVLCWGPYHIFSLLEARAHSVTTLRQLASRGLPFVTSLAFFNSVVNPLLYVLTCPDVLHKLRRSLRAVLESVLVEDSDQTRGPSNSRRWRRASSTTNTTSTLPPAGRLAQLRPACLTRWMRRGSAEVPQRVREQSQEKRGSLSFTLD; encoded by the coding sequence ATGGCCAACGCCACACTGaagccactctgtcctctcttgGAGGAGATGGTCCAGCTTCCAAACCACAGCAACTCTAGCCTCCGCTATATTGACCACGTGTCGGTGCTGTTGCACGGGTTGGCCTCGCTGCTGGGCCTGGTGGAAAACGGACTCATCCTGTTTGTGGTGGGCTGTCGCATGCGCAAGACGGTGGTCACCACCTGGGTGCTGCACCTGGCGCTGTCCGACTTCTTAGCCGCCGCCTCCCTGCCTTTCTTCACCTACTTTCTAGCAGTGGGCCACTCTTGGGAGCTCGGCACCACCTTCTGCAAGCTACATTCCTCGGTCTTCTTTCTCAACATGTTTGCCAGCGGTTTCCTGCTCAGCGCCATCAGCCTGGATCGCTGCCTGCAGGTGGTGAGGCCAGTGTGGGCACAGAACCACCGCACGGTGGCGGTCGCGCACAGAGTCTGCCTGATGCTCTGGGCTCTGGCGGTGCTCAACACAGTACCCTATTTCGTATTCAGAGACACCATCCCGCGGCTTGATGGCCGCATCATGTGCTATTACAACATGCTGCTCTTGAATCCAGGGCCTGACCGCGACACCACGTGTGACTACCGTCAAAAGGCTCTGGCGGTCAGCAAGTTCCTGCTGGCTTTCGTGGTACCTCTAGCCATCATCGCCTCGAGCCACGTAGCTGTGAGCCTGCAACTGCACCACCGTGGTCGCCAGAGGACAGGCCGCTTCGTGCGCCTGGTGGCGGCCATCGTGGTGGCTTTCGTGCTCTGCTGGGGGCCCTACCACATCTTCAGTCTGCTGGAGGCGCGTGCCCATTCTGTCACCACGCTACGGCAGCTCGCGTCACGTGGGCTGCCCTTTGTCACCAGCCTGGCCTTCTTCAACAGCGTGGTCAACCCACTACTCTATGTGCTCACTTGTCCCGACGTGTTGCACAAGCTGCGGCGCTCGCTACGCGCAGTGCTTGAAAGCGTGCTGGTGGAAGACAGTGACCAGACTCGTGGACCCAGCAACAGCCGCCGCTGGCGCCGCGCCTCCTCCACCACCAACACAACCTccaccctcccacctgctggcAGACTTGCCCAACTGCGTCCTGCCTGCTTGACCCGCTGGATGAGGCGTGGCAGCGCAGAGGTCCCACAGAGGGTCCGAGAGCAGTCGCAGGAGAAGCGGGGCTCATTGAGTTTTACTCTGGATTAG